Proteins from one Hoplias malabaricus isolate fHopMal1 chromosome 2, fHopMal1.hap1, whole genome shotgun sequence genomic window:
- the map3k4 gene encoding mitogen-activated protein kinase kinase kinase 4 isoform X1 — protein sequence MEPPGERRPTDPPKDASRQNTESDELWDELSQEEESFYGDSPPRTPRQMKRMSGKHQRGSQNRAAGRSPIKEKSPSGASTPREREGAKPFTESTEEISYKQGKKQRSNLRSNERDKKKTFEGSFMLDPLSRPGPFSSFNMEPRKPYLSLGCGSNKLPVNMPHAMPRTHRQTSRTDCPADRLKFFETLRLLLKLTSMSSKKKEKEQRGLDNTPFMGQNNEVIWLELQAWHARRSITDQDLYLYTARQTIPDIINKVLHFKVDYSCLAATPETQMESVPKDCCPGVSNCGTCPSSWAEVDTAALLGSGSACIQHLQRQRLAFEQVKGVIGLLESVEALYPSLQTLQKDYEKYAARDFQGRVQALCLWLNITQDLNQKLRVMGTVLGLRDLSRIGWPVFEIPSPRCSRGSDGDEHEEEDENDSTATFTADSDMEECEMGEAEAKKEHPTCLTPLLGRLLSEDFSQACGGESQYCPTAIYRPFVDKALKQMGLRKLILRLHKLMDRSLQRSRTALLSHTPTQELSEVPDCSLLYTDYLPELSRHLAGKVQEDVNSGRVSWEELRDMDLPSFRPAFLVLCRVQLNVIHECLKLRLEQRPAGKPSLLSIKQLVRECKEVLKGGLLMKQNYQFMLHGIISDPQGLQTNANIDEFEEDLHEMLEVYFGYMRSWIEMLQQLPQASHSLKNLLEEEWNFTKVITPYIRGGEAQSGKLFCDIAGMLLRSTGEFLDVGLQKSLDEFWESADSSTASDEIRRSVIETSRSLKQLFHEARERASKALGFAKMLRKDLEIAADFSLASGVPCILQALKAKNYVKVQIPGLEELQVFVPCGLMEQRSTILQLLNAAAGKECSKEPDEIPEDEAYLLLSKHGAGDAPAESSWAQWDGTVIKVVTQMETVDTLRAMKVENLLLIVMQSAHLVAQRKAFQQSMEDLLTLRREQTSSQPLIAQALEQLKNEALELCNKINSAIDCVEYMFTSEFEAEVEESESATLQQYCREAMVQGYNFAFEYHKEVVRLMSGEFRQRIGERYIAFARKWMNYVLTKCESGRGTRPRWATQGFDFLQAIEPVFISALPEDDFLSLQALMNECIGHVIGKPHSPVSGLYLAPRNSPRPVKVPRCHSDPPNPSLFIPNAEGTSSRSLPCDLRTQLCPPGPRSAPQAPQGENSTTKVLCTIPNEHSVHENDRLSSVAAELQFKSLSRHSSPTEDREEPSYPKTDPSAAVRRSWELRNFISQSKDSAARQSPMEAVQRAIFSFEEKRYAALRQRNVIGQVCNTPKSYDNVMQVGLRKVTFKWQRGNKIGEGQYGKVYTCINVDTGELMAMKEIRFQPNDHKTIKETADELKIFEGIKHPNLVRYFGVELHREEMYIFMEYCDEGTLEEVSRLGLQEHVIRLYCKQITTAINVLHEHGIVHRDIKGANIFLTSSGLIKLGDFGCSVKLKNNAHTMPGEVNSTLGTAAYMAPEVITRAKGEGHGRAADIWSLGCVLIEMVTGKRPWHEYEHNFQIMYKVGMGHKPPIPEKLSTEGKDFLAHCLESEPKRRWTASALLDHPFVKVCTDEE from the exons GCCAACGGACCCACCAAAAGATGCGTCCCGGCAGAACACGGAGTCGGATGAGTTGTGGGACGAGCTCAGCCAGGAAGAGGAGTCTTTCTACGGCGACTCCCCTCCCCGCACCCCCCGCCAGATGAAACGCATGTCTGGCAAACACCAGAGAGGCAGCCAAAACAGAGCTGCAGGGCGCTCGCCCATCAAAG AGAAAAGCCCCTCCGGTGCCTCAACCCCGAGGGAGCGTGAAGGAGCCAAACCATTCACCGAGTCCACTGAGGAGATAAGTTACAAGCAAGGGAAGAAGCAACGCTCCAACTTGCGTTCCAACGAGCGAGACAAAAAGAAGACTTTTGAGGGCTCTTTCATGCTGGACCCTCTCTCCAGACCTGGTCCATTTAGTTCATTCAACATGGAACCCAGGAAGCCCTACTTGAGCTTGGGCTGTGGCTCCAACAAGCTCCCCGTGAACATGCCCCACGCTATGCCCCGCACCCATCGGCAGACGTCGCGTACTGACTGCCCAGCCGACCGCTTAAAGTTCTTTGAGACGTTGCGTCTGCTGCTGAAGCTGACTTCAATGTCATccaagaaaaaggagaaagaacaGCGCGGCCTGGATAACACACCCTTCATGGGTCAGAATAATGAAGTAATCTGGCTGGAGCTCCAAGCCTGGCATGCACGTCGCAGCATCACTGATCAGGACCTGTATCTTTACACGGCCCGTCAGACTATTCCTGACATCATTAACAAGGTGCTGCACTTCAAGGTGGACTACAGCTGCCTAGCCGCCACCCCCGAGACTCAAATGGAGTCTGTTCCGAAAGACTGCTGCCCAGGAGTGTCTAACTGTGGGACGTGCCCCAGCTCGTGGGCAGAAGTAGATACCGCCGCCCTTCTGGGCTCAGGTTCAGCATGTATTCAACACttgcagaggcagagactggcCTTTGAGCAAGTCAAGGGTGTGATTGGGTTGTTGGAGTCTGTAGAAGCCCTTTACCCATCGCTGCAGACTCTGCAGAAGGACTATGAGAAGTATGCAGCACGGGACTTCCAGGGCAGGGTGCAGGCGCTCTGCCTGTGGCTCAACATCACTCAGGACCTGAACCAGAAACTGCGCGTGATGGGCACTGTGCTGGGCCTCCGAGACCTCTCCCGTATAGGTTGGCCGGTTTTTGAAATTCCCTCACCTCGTTGCTCTCGTGGCAGTGACGGCGATGAACAcgaagaggaggatgagaatGACTCTACAGCCACCTTCACAGCTGACAGCGACATGGAAGAGTGTGAGATGGGCGAAGCCGAAGCTAAAAAGGAGCACCCCACTTGCCTTACCCCTCTGTTGGGTCGACTGTTGTCAGAAGACTTCAGTCAAGCCTGTGGCGGTGAAAGCCAGTACTGTCCAACAGCCATATACCGGCCCTTCGTAGACAAAGCACTGAAGCAAATGGGCCTGCGCAAACTCATCCTTCGACTGCACAAATTGATGGACCGCTCTCTGCAGAGGTCCAGGACTGCGCTGCTGAGCCACACGCCCACTCAAGAG TTATCGGAGGTTCCAGACTGTTCCTTGTTGTACACTGACTACCTACCCGAGCTCTCTCGTCACCTGGCTGGAAAGGTGCAGGAGGATGTGAACTCAGGACGTGTGTCGTGGGAAGAGCTACGGGACATGGACCTGCCCTCATTTAGACCTGCTTTTCTGGTGCTCTGCCGTGTGCAGCTAAACGTCATTCACGAGTGCCTCAAACTGCGCCTGGAGCAAAGACCTGCAGGAAAGCCCTCTCTGCTCAGCATCAAACAG TTGGTGCGTGAGTGCAAAGAAGTTCTGAAAGGTGGGCTCTTGATGAAGCAGAACTACCAGTTTATGCTGCATGGCATCATTTCTGACCCGCAAGGACTACAGACCAATGCCAACATTGATGAGTTTGAAGAAGACCTACATGAAATGCTAGAG GTGTACTTTGGCTACATGCGCAGCTGGATCGAGATGTTGCAGCAGTTGCCACAGGCCTCCCACAGCCTGAAGAACCTGCTGGAGGAGGAGTGGAACTTCACTAAGGTCATCACTCCATACATCCGTGGAGGAGAAGCTCAGTCTGGAAAACTCTTTTG TGACATTGCTGGCATGCTGCTGAGATCCACAGGAGAGTTCCTGGATGTGGGCCTTCAGAAGAGCCTTGATGAGTTCTGGGAGAGCGCTGACTCTAGCACAGCCTCAGATGAGATCAG GCGCTCAGTGATTGAGACGAGTCGCTCTCTGAAACAGCTTTTCCATGAGGCCAGGGAGCGGGCGTCGAAAGCGCTGGGCTTCGCCAAAATGCTCCGAAAG GATCTTGAGATTGCAGCTGACTTCAGCTTAGCCAGTGGAGTGCCTTGCATTCTCCAAGCACTGAAAGCCAAGAATTACGTCAAG GTCCAGATCCCAGGCTTGGAGGAGCTACAGGTCTTTGTGCCATGTGGCCTGATGGAGCAGCGTTCCACCATACTGCAGCTGCTAAACGCAGCAGCAGGGAAGGAGTGCTCTAAAGAGCCAGATGAGATCCCTGAGGATGAGGCATATCTCCTGTTGAGCAAGCATGGAGCGGGAGACGCACCCGCCGAATCCAGTTGGGCTCAGTGGGATGGCACTGTAATCAAAGTGGTGACACAAATGGAGACGGTTGACACTTTACGAGCCATGAAG GTGGAGAACCTGCTGTTGATTGTGATGCAGTCGGCTCACCTGGTGGCCCAGCGCAAAGCGTTCCAGCAGTCAATGGAGGATCTGCTGACACTGCGGCGTGAACAGACGTCCAGCCAGCCCCTTATTGCCCAAGCCCTAGAGCAGCTAAAG AACGAGGCATTGGAACTGTGCAATAAGATTAACAGTGCCATTGACTGTGTGGAGTACATGTTCACCTCTGAGTTTGAAGCAGAAGTCGAGGAGTCGGAGTCTGCCACTCTTCAGCAGTACTGCAGAGAAGCCATGGTCCAAGGCTACAACTTTGCCTTTGAG TACCATAAAGAGGTGGTGAGGCTAATGTCAGGGGAGTTCAGACAGCGAATAGGGGAACGCTACATTGCCTTTGCTCGGAAGTGGATGAATTATGTCTTAACCAAGTGTGAGAGTGGTAGAGGCACCCGACCCAG gtgggCAACGCAAGGCTTTGATTTCCTTCAAGCCATTGAGCCTGTGTTCATCTCTGCTCTGCCTGAAGATGATTTCTTG AGTCTTCAGGCCCTGATGAACGAATGTATAGGCCATGTGATCGGAAAGCCACACAGTCCTGTAAGCGGCCTGTACCTCG CCCCTCGAAACAGCCCTCGACCTGTCAAAGTTCCCCGCTGCCATAGCGATCCTCCGAACCCTTCCCTCTTCATCCCTAATGCGGAGGGCACAAG CTCTCGGAGTCTCCCGTGTGACCTGCGTACCCAGCTATGCCCCCCAGGCCCCCGATCTGCCCCTCAGGCCCCCCAGGGGGAAAACAGCACCACCAAAGTTCTCTGCACCATCCCCAATGAGCACAG TGTTCATGAGAATGACCGTCTATCATCAGTGGCAGCAGAGCTTCAGTTTAAATCCCTCAGTCGCCACTCCAGCCCCACAGAAGACAGAGAAG AGCCTTCATATCCAAAGACAGATCCTTCTGCTGCAGTTCGGCGAAGCTGGGAACTACGTAACTTCATCAGCCAGTCAAAAG ACTCAGCAGCCCGCCAGAGCCCAATGGAAGCAGTGCAGCGAGCCATCTTTTCCTTTGAGGAGAAGCGATATGCCGCACTGAGGCAGCGCAATGTCATAGGTCAAGTGTGTAATACACCCAAGTCCTATGACAACGTAATGCAAGTCGGCCTGCGCAAAGTCACCTTTAAATGGCAGAGAGGCAACAAGATAG GAGAAGGGCAATACGGGAAGGTCTATACATGCATTAACGTGGACACAGGTGAACTCATGGCTATGAAGGAA ATTCGCTTCCAGCCCAATGATCACAAAACGATAAAGGAGACAGCAGATGAGCTAAAAATCTTTGAAGGCATTAAACACCCGAACCTGGTCCGCTATTTTGGCGTTGAGCTCCACCGG GAAGAGATGTATATCTTTATGGAATACTGTGACGAAGGGACACTGGAGGAGGTTTCCAGACTGGGGCTGCAGGAGCATGTGATTCGACTCTACTGCAAGCAGATCACCACTGCCATCAACGTGCTTCATGAACATGGCATTGTGCACCGTGACATCAAAG GAGCCAACATTTTCCTGACGTCGTCTGGCCTGATAAAGCTGGGAGACTTTGGCTGCTCAGTTAAGCTGAAAAATAATGCTCATACCATGCCAGGAGAGGTGAACAGCACCCTGGGTACTGCAG CATACATGGCTCCTGAGGTCATCACAAGGGCAAAAGGTGAAGGTCACGGGCGTGCGGCAGATATCTGGAGTCTCGGCTGTGTTCTTATCGAGATGGTCACTGGAAAG AGGCCATGGCATGAGTATGAGCACAATTTCCAAATTATGTATAAAGTAGGCATGGGGCATAAGCCACCCATCCCAGAGAAGCTGAGCACAGAGGGGAAAGATTTCCTGGCCCACTGTCTGGAGAGTGAGCCCAAACGCCGTTGGACTGCCAGCGCACTGCTGGACCATCCCTTTGTCAAG GTCTGCACAGATGAGGAATGA
- the map3k4 gene encoding mitogen-activated protein kinase kinase kinase 4 isoform X2, which translates to MEPPGERRPTDPPKDASRQNTESDELWDELSQEEESFYGDSPPRTPRQMKRMSGKHQRGSQNRAAGRSPIKEKSPSGASTPREREGAKPFTESTEEISYKQGKKQRSNLRSNERDKKKTFEGSFMLDPLSRPGPFSSFNMEPRKPYLSLGCGSNKLPVNMPHAMPRTHRQTSRTDCPADRLKFFETLRLLLKLTSMSSKKKEKEQRGLDNTPFMGQNNEVIWLELQAWHARRSITDQDLYLYTARQTIPDIINKVLHFKVDYSCLAATPETQMESVPKDCCPGVSNCGTCPSSWAEVDTAALLGSGSACIQHLQRQRLAFEQVKGVIGLLESVEALYPSLQTLQKDYEKYAARDFQGRVQALCLWLNITQDLNQKLRVMGTVLGLRDLSRIGWPVFEIPSPRCSRGSDGDEHEEEDENDSTATFTADSDMEECEMGEAEAKKEHPTCLTPLLGRLLSEDFSQACGGESQYCPTAIYRPFVDKALKQMGLRKLILRLHKLMDRSLQRSRTALLSHTPTQELSEVPDCSLLYTDYLPELSRHLAGKVQEDVNSGRVSWEELRDMDLPSFRPAFLVLCRVQLNVIHECLKLRLEQRPAGKPSLLSIKQLVRECKEVLKGGLLMKQNYQFMLHGIISDPQGLQTNANIDEFEEDLHEMLEVYFGYMRSWIEMLQQLPQASHSLKNLLEEEWNFTKVITPYIRGGEAQSGKLFCDIAGMLLRSTGEFLDVGLQKSLDEFWESADSSTASDEIRRSVIETSRSLKQLFHEARERASKALGFAKMLRKDLEIAADFSLASGVPCILQALKAKNYVKVQIPGLEELQVFVPCGLMEQRSTILQLLNAAAGKECSKEPDEIPEDEAYLLLSKHGAGDAPAESSWAQWDGTVIKVVTQMETVDTLRAMKVENLLLIVMQSAHLVAQRKAFQQSMEDLLTLRREQTSSQPLIAQALEQLKNEALELCNKINSAIDCVEYMFTSEFEAEVEESESATLQQYCREAMVQGYNFAFEYHKEVVRLMSGEFRQRIGERYIAFARKWMNYVLTKCESGRGTRPRWATQGFDFLQAIEPVFISALPEDDFLSLQALMNECIGHVIGKPHSPVSGLYLAPRNSPRPVKVPRCHSDPPNPSLFIPNAEGTSVHENDRLSSVAAELQFKSLSRHSSPTEDREEPSYPKTDPSAAVRRSWELRNFISQSKDSAARQSPMEAVQRAIFSFEEKRYAALRQRNVIGQVCNTPKSYDNVMQVGLRKVTFKWQRGNKIGEGQYGKVYTCINVDTGELMAMKEIRFQPNDHKTIKETADELKIFEGIKHPNLVRYFGVELHREEMYIFMEYCDEGTLEEVSRLGLQEHVIRLYCKQITTAINVLHEHGIVHRDIKGANIFLTSSGLIKLGDFGCSVKLKNNAHTMPGEVNSTLGTAAYMAPEVITRAKGEGHGRAADIWSLGCVLIEMVTGKRPWHEYEHNFQIMYKVGMGHKPPIPEKLSTEGKDFLAHCLESEPKRRWTASALLDHPFVKVCTDEE; encoded by the exons GCCAACGGACCCACCAAAAGATGCGTCCCGGCAGAACACGGAGTCGGATGAGTTGTGGGACGAGCTCAGCCAGGAAGAGGAGTCTTTCTACGGCGACTCCCCTCCCCGCACCCCCCGCCAGATGAAACGCATGTCTGGCAAACACCAGAGAGGCAGCCAAAACAGAGCTGCAGGGCGCTCGCCCATCAAAG AGAAAAGCCCCTCCGGTGCCTCAACCCCGAGGGAGCGTGAAGGAGCCAAACCATTCACCGAGTCCACTGAGGAGATAAGTTACAAGCAAGGGAAGAAGCAACGCTCCAACTTGCGTTCCAACGAGCGAGACAAAAAGAAGACTTTTGAGGGCTCTTTCATGCTGGACCCTCTCTCCAGACCTGGTCCATTTAGTTCATTCAACATGGAACCCAGGAAGCCCTACTTGAGCTTGGGCTGTGGCTCCAACAAGCTCCCCGTGAACATGCCCCACGCTATGCCCCGCACCCATCGGCAGACGTCGCGTACTGACTGCCCAGCCGACCGCTTAAAGTTCTTTGAGACGTTGCGTCTGCTGCTGAAGCTGACTTCAATGTCATccaagaaaaaggagaaagaacaGCGCGGCCTGGATAACACACCCTTCATGGGTCAGAATAATGAAGTAATCTGGCTGGAGCTCCAAGCCTGGCATGCACGTCGCAGCATCACTGATCAGGACCTGTATCTTTACACGGCCCGTCAGACTATTCCTGACATCATTAACAAGGTGCTGCACTTCAAGGTGGACTACAGCTGCCTAGCCGCCACCCCCGAGACTCAAATGGAGTCTGTTCCGAAAGACTGCTGCCCAGGAGTGTCTAACTGTGGGACGTGCCCCAGCTCGTGGGCAGAAGTAGATACCGCCGCCCTTCTGGGCTCAGGTTCAGCATGTATTCAACACttgcagaggcagagactggcCTTTGAGCAAGTCAAGGGTGTGATTGGGTTGTTGGAGTCTGTAGAAGCCCTTTACCCATCGCTGCAGACTCTGCAGAAGGACTATGAGAAGTATGCAGCACGGGACTTCCAGGGCAGGGTGCAGGCGCTCTGCCTGTGGCTCAACATCACTCAGGACCTGAACCAGAAACTGCGCGTGATGGGCACTGTGCTGGGCCTCCGAGACCTCTCCCGTATAGGTTGGCCGGTTTTTGAAATTCCCTCACCTCGTTGCTCTCGTGGCAGTGACGGCGATGAACAcgaagaggaggatgagaatGACTCTACAGCCACCTTCACAGCTGACAGCGACATGGAAGAGTGTGAGATGGGCGAAGCCGAAGCTAAAAAGGAGCACCCCACTTGCCTTACCCCTCTGTTGGGTCGACTGTTGTCAGAAGACTTCAGTCAAGCCTGTGGCGGTGAAAGCCAGTACTGTCCAACAGCCATATACCGGCCCTTCGTAGACAAAGCACTGAAGCAAATGGGCCTGCGCAAACTCATCCTTCGACTGCACAAATTGATGGACCGCTCTCTGCAGAGGTCCAGGACTGCGCTGCTGAGCCACACGCCCACTCAAGAG TTATCGGAGGTTCCAGACTGTTCCTTGTTGTACACTGACTACCTACCCGAGCTCTCTCGTCACCTGGCTGGAAAGGTGCAGGAGGATGTGAACTCAGGACGTGTGTCGTGGGAAGAGCTACGGGACATGGACCTGCCCTCATTTAGACCTGCTTTTCTGGTGCTCTGCCGTGTGCAGCTAAACGTCATTCACGAGTGCCTCAAACTGCGCCTGGAGCAAAGACCTGCAGGAAAGCCCTCTCTGCTCAGCATCAAACAG TTGGTGCGTGAGTGCAAAGAAGTTCTGAAAGGTGGGCTCTTGATGAAGCAGAACTACCAGTTTATGCTGCATGGCATCATTTCTGACCCGCAAGGACTACAGACCAATGCCAACATTGATGAGTTTGAAGAAGACCTACATGAAATGCTAGAG GTGTACTTTGGCTACATGCGCAGCTGGATCGAGATGTTGCAGCAGTTGCCACAGGCCTCCCACAGCCTGAAGAACCTGCTGGAGGAGGAGTGGAACTTCACTAAGGTCATCACTCCATACATCCGTGGAGGAGAAGCTCAGTCTGGAAAACTCTTTTG TGACATTGCTGGCATGCTGCTGAGATCCACAGGAGAGTTCCTGGATGTGGGCCTTCAGAAGAGCCTTGATGAGTTCTGGGAGAGCGCTGACTCTAGCACAGCCTCAGATGAGATCAG GCGCTCAGTGATTGAGACGAGTCGCTCTCTGAAACAGCTTTTCCATGAGGCCAGGGAGCGGGCGTCGAAAGCGCTGGGCTTCGCCAAAATGCTCCGAAAG GATCTTGAGATTGCAGCTGACTTCAGCTTAGCCAGTGGAGTGCCTTGCATTCTCCAAGCACTGAAAGCCAAGAATTACGTCAAG GTCCAGATCCCAGGCTTGGAGGAGCTACAGGTCTTTGTGCCATGTGGCCTGATGGAGCAGCGTTCCACCATACTGCAGCTGCTAAACGCAGCAGCAGGGAAGGAGTGCTCTAAAGAGCCAGATGAGATCCCTGAGGATGAGGCATATCTCCTGTTGAGCAAGCATGGAGCGGGAGACGCACCCGCCGAATCCAGTTGGGCTCAGTGGGATGGCACTGTAATCAAAGTGGTGACACAAATGGAGACGGTTGACACTTTACGAGCCATGAAG GTGGAGAACCTGCTGTTGATTGTGATGCAGTCGGCTCACCTGGTGGCCCAGCGCAAAGCGTTCCAGCAGTCAATGGAGGATCTGCTGACACTGCGGCGTGAACAGACGTCCAGCCAGCCCCTTATTGCCCAAGCCCTAGAGCAGCTAAAG AACGAGGCATTGGAACTGTGCAATAAGATTAACAGTGCCATTGACTGTGTGGAGTACATGTTCACCTCTGAGTTTGAAGCAGAAGTCGAGGAGTCGGAGTCTGCCACTCTTCAGCAGTACTGCAGAGAAGCCATGGTCCAAGGCTACAACTTTGCCTTTGAG TACCATAAAGAGGTGGTGAGGCTAATGTCAGGGGAGTTCAGACAGCGAATAGGGGAACGCTACATTGCCTTTGCTCGGAAGTGGATGAATTATGTCTTAACCAAGTGTGAGAGTGGTAGAGGCACCCGACCCAG gtgggCAACGCAAGGCTTTGATTTCCTTCAAGCCATTGAGCCTGTGTTCATCTCTGCTCTGCCTGAAGATGATTTCTTG AGTCTTCAGGCCCTGATGAACGAATGTATAGGCCATGTGATCGGAAAGCCACACAGTCCTGTAAGCGGCCTGTACCTCG CCCCTCGAAACAGCCCTCGACCTGTCAAAGTTCCCCGCTGCCATAGCGATCCTCCGAACCCTTCCCTCTTCATCCCTAATGCGGAGGGCACAAG TGTTCATGAGAATGACCGTCTATCATCAGTGGCAGCAGAGCTTCAGTTTAAATCCCTCAGTCGCCACTCCAGCCCCACAGAAGACAGAGAAG AGCCTTCATATCCAAAGACAGATCCTTCTGCTGCAGTTCGGCGAAGCTGGGAACTACGTAACTTCATCAGCCAGTCAAAAG ACTCAGCAGCCCGCCAGAGCCCAATGGAAGCAGTGCAGCGAGCCATCTTTTCCTTTGAGGAGAAGCGATATGCCGCACTGAGGCAGCGCAATGTCATAGGTCAAGTGTGTAATACACCCAAGTCCTATGACAACGTAATGCAAGTCGGCCTGCGCAAAGTCACCTTTAAATGGCAGAGAGGCAACAAGATAG GAGAAGGGCAATACGGGAAGGTCTATACATGCATTAACGTGGACACAGGTGAACTCATGGCTATGAAGGAA ATTCGCTTCCAGCCCAATGATCACAAAACGATAAAGGAGACAGCAGATGAGCTAAAAATCTTTGAAGGCATTAAACACCCGAACCTGGTCCGCTATTTTGGCGTTGAGCTCCACCGG GAAGAGATGTATATCTTTATGGAATACTGTGACGAAGGGACACTGGAGGAGGTTTCCAGACTGGGGCTGCAGGAGCATGTGATTCGACTCTACTGCAAGCAGATCACCACTGCCATCAACGTGCTTCATGAACATGGCATTGTGCACCGTGACATCAAAG GAGCCAACATTTTCCTGACGTCGTCTGGCCTGATAAAGCTGGGAGACTTTGGCTGCTCAGTTAAGCTGAAAAATAATGCTCATACCATGCCAGGAGAGGTGAACAGCACCCTGGGTACTGCAG CATACATGGCTCCTGAGGTCATCACAAGGGCAAAAGGTGAAGGTCACGGGCGTGCGGCAGATATCTGGAGTCTCGGCTGTGTTCTTATCGAGATGGTCACTGGAAAG AGGCCATGGCATGAGTATGAGCACAATTTCCAAATTATGTATAAAGTAGGCATGGGGCATAAGCCACCCATCCCAGAGAAGCTGAGCACAGAGGGGAAAGATTTCCTGGCCCACTGTCTGGAGAGTGAGCCCAAACGCCGTTGGACTGCCAGCGCACTGCTGGACCATCCCTTTGTCAAG GTCTGCACAGATGAGGAATGA